One Pelobates fuscus isolate aPelFus1 chromosome 8, aPelFus1.pri, whole genome shotgun sequence genomic window carries:
- the LOC134571287 gene encoding uncharacterized protein K02A2.6-like yields the protein STNISSMASLGHMEEFDLANPASWDSYADRLVFFLEANKVVDAIQKRAVLLSVIGSKTFDIVRSLISPAKPQDYSFEEILALLKHHLAPTPSETVRRFHFNRRNQKPGESIAAYIAGLRRLSENCNFGTSLESLLRDRLVCGVQDEALQRRLLARQNLTFIIAHEEALANEAAYVHSKEIQSSSKDNSPEVNLVKKTDVKSKHCSPHTDVTAPFKGTCYSCGGKHRRNTCRFRNAVCHTCKRTGHIQTVCQGCLLWGNKVVIPNAGQARVLHALHEGHPGIVRMKALARSYVWWPKMDEVIEKWVKNCVPCQSTRHAPPKASVHPWEVTRSPWSRLHIDFAGPYHGQMFFLVVDSFSKWLEVVPVTSATSVTVIKILRRLFATHGLPDVTTKDSLKRIIEGDWNSRLANFLLQQHVTPCSSTGSSPAELLMNRRLKTCLDRLHPDLTTELQEKQELQFNTNYNASTVRVFAPDSDVYVRNYVSGPKWIPAKVLMATGPLSYKVRIPDGRILRRHVDQIR from the exons tctacaaatatttccagcatggcttctctgggacacatggaggaatttgatctggctaatccagcctcatgggactcatatgctgacaggttagtgtttttcctggaagctaataaggtggtggatgctattcagaagagagctgtgttactgagtgttattggatccaaaacatttgatattgtccgctcactgatatctcctgctaaaccacaagactactcatttgaagaaatactggcactgttaaaacatcatttagcacccaccccatctgaaacagtgaggcgtttccatttcaatagaagaaatcagaaaccaggtgaaagcattgcagcatacattgcaggactgcgcaggctgtctgaaaattgcaattttggtaccagcttagaatccttgttaagggacaggcttgtgtgtggggtgcaagatgaagcactgcagaggagactgcttgcaagacagaatttaacttttattattgcacatgAGGAAGCGCTTgcaaatgaggctgcatatgtccattcaaaagagatacaatcctccagcaaagataactcacctgaagtaaatctagtgaagaagactgatgttaaatcaaaacactgttcaccacacactgatgtcacagctccatttaaaggaacttgttatagctgcggtggaaaacacaggcgtaatacatgtcgttttcgaaatgcagtttgccacacatgtaaacgtacaggtcacatacagacagtttgccaa gggtgcctattatggggaaacaaagtggtaattccaaatgcaggacaagctcgagtattgcatgctcttcatgaaggacatcctggaatagttcgcatgaaagctttagccagaagttatgtttggtggcctaaaatggatgaagttattgaaaagtgggtgaagaactgtgtaccatgccaatctactcgtcatgctccacctaaagcctcagtacatccttgggaagtgactaggtcaccttggtcccgtttacatatagattttgctggcccttatcacggacagatgttttttttagttgttgactccttttcaaaatggttagaagttgttccagttacatctgctacctcagtcacagtcataaagattctaaggaggttgtttgctacacatgggttgccagatgtg actaccaaagactcattaaagagaattattgaaggagattggaatagtagacttgcaaatttccttctgcaacaacatgtgacaccttgctcaagcaccggtagtagtccagcagagctccttatgaaccggcgtcttaaaacttgtttggatcgtttacatcctgatttgacaactgagttacaagagaagcaagaattgcaattcaatacgaactataatgcttctactgtcagagtatttgcacctgacagtgatgtctatgtcaggaactatgtttctgggcctaaatggatacctgcaaaagtacttatggccacaggacctttgtcatacaaagtacgaattcctgatggtagaatattacgaaggcatgtcgatcagattcgg